In Streptomyces sp. NBC_00483, a single window of DNA contains:
- a CDS encoding sigma-70 family RNA polymerase sigma factor, which yields MSASASPEDRIPGPRAADLQPDEFLRALYEFHGTALLQFAARRLEGDWHRAEDILQEVAIRAWRHAAELDPTADSARPWLFTALRNLVIDGHRARQARPPETGDPELAHLPVSDNVDHILTTQVLVEALGDLRPSQREVLLHVHYLGRTVNQTAKVLGVPPGTVKSRTYYAARAMREALNRRGLYAHGAVDSEAA from the coding sequence TTGTCGGCCAGTGCTTCGCCCGAAGACCGGATACCCGGCCCCCGTGCCGCGGACCTCCAACCCGACGAGTTCCTCAGAGCGCTCTACGAATTCCACGGAACCGCGCTCCTGCAGTTCGCCGCGCGGCGACTGGAGGGCGACTGGCACCGCGCCGAGGACATCCTTCAGGAAGTCGCCATACGCGCCTGGCGGCATGCCGCGGAACTCGACCCGACAGCGGACTCGGCGCGGCCCTGGCTGTTCACCGCGCTGCGCAACCTCGTCATCGACGGCCACCGCGCCCGGCAGGCCAGACCGCCGGAGACCGGCGACCCCGAGCTCGCCCACCTGCCGGTGTCCGACAACGTGGACCACATCCTCACCACCCAGGTCCTCGTCGAGGCGCTGGGCGACCTGCGGCCGTCCCAGCGCGAGGTCCTGCTGCACGTCCACTACCTCGGACGCACCGTCAACCAGACGGCCAAGGTGCTCGGCGTGCCGCCCGGCACCGTCAAGTCCCGCACGTACTACGCCGCGCGTGCCATGCGCGAGGCGCTGAACAGGCGTGGGCTGTACGCGCACGGCGCGGTGGACAGCGAGGCGGCGTGA
- a CDS encoding FtsK/SpoIIIE domain-containing protein has protein sequence MLTVVEAGGDAFDVHLDADPDTPMSAVAEALAGAGGVHRPPEGLGLYADDRLLPGDLRLRDAPLQHASIVGLGRPAGTAAAEPDGLVEVRAVGGPGAGAVHRIDMGEYRIGLGHDGSAQVLRAVPDLPSAVLTVGPGGRCRIAPDASVPGDGSLQLDREKVTEAVAWPVGAQLLVGGALLELALPQKPDAAVQASEDGTGWDYNRPPRLHPAERATRFTLPSPPAPLAARPLPWITAAAPIVMAVVGALVLNRTSMLLFGLLSPVVVVGNYVVSRRSGRQSHSDSVAEFEEKKARIEGDANEALTAERTARRRGFPDPAEVVLTAVGPRRRLWERRATDADFLELRVGTADMDSDVVLHDPTKDEHRRQDPWTAYDVPVTVPLREHHVLGIAGQGPGARSVARWAIAQAAVLHSPRDLQIHLLTTGEQGRDGWSWLRWLPHVRKKSGDTPASIGYGTESCALRVAELTALIAERATATAAERRGKPAGPDVLVVLDGARRLRSLPGVTQILREGPAVGVRAVCLDAEERLLPEECLAVVAEEPGGTIRVGRSGRGTVTGVRPDLVSADYCRSLARAMGPLRDPGGGDEEAAVLPASARLLDVLALDPPQAAGIRGRWLAGGRSTRAAVGVSLDGPFHLDLKRDGPHGLVAGTTGSGKSELLQTIVASLAVANRPDAMTFVLVDYKGGSAFKDCVDLPHTVGMVTDLDAHLVERALVSLTAELTRREHILAAAGAKDIEDYIDLLEREPGSGRDPMPRLLIVIDEFASMVRDLPDFVKGLVNIAQRGRSLGIHLILATQRPSGVVSSEIRANTNLRIALRVTDSGESQDVINSGEAAGISQSNPGRAYVRLGQNSLVPFQSGRVGGRRPGASTISLPAPWAVAVGWEHLGEPLPARPRAAAAPAEVETDLTGLVTAIRAADREMGIPRQHSPWLPPLPEVLVTRDLPAPAPSHYDLQPVPYGVVDLPAQQARQPLVIDPATLGHLHIVGSPRQGRSQALRTIAGAMALAHSADKLHMYGIDCGNGALLPIEGLPHCGAITQRTQPDRVARLLVRLTKELTRRQEMLAARGSADLPELRRALPEAERPPHIVLFIDRWEVFDKQLGEYDSGNLLTSVMNLLRDGASVGIHLLMTGDRALFSSRVNGSTEDKLVLKLNEKSEYGQIGITQRNVPDEIPPGRAFRAADKAEVQIALLTDNPEGQAQAGALHQIAEHCRTQSAGLPAGTRPFRVDTLPDRLTWEQAIQYVPRPLPSPRWAMSGVGGDELAAVGPDFSVTPTFMVSGPARSGRSTVLSTLAMSLLSVGAPLVIGAPSRSPLRRLAGRPGVLAVYEESDIDPMALEQVLASAPKGAVVILDDADLLLKTKAEPVLTQIAKSGAENGRGLVIAGQTDRLSSGFSGWHTEARRNRCGLLLKPQNMSDGDLIGVKIPRSRLNAPTAGRAMLHLGDGVLRTVQVPETVLPAAEG, from the coding sequence ATGTTGACCGTGGTCGAGGCGGGTGGTGACGCGTTCGACGTCCACCTCGACGCCGACCCCGACACGCCCATGAGCGCTGTCGCGGAGGCGCTGGCCGGGGCGGGAGGCGTCCACCGGCCCCCGGAGGGCCTCGGCCTGTACGCCGACGACCGGCTGCTGCCCGGGGACCTGCGGCTGCGGGACGCGCCGCTCCAACACGCCTCCATCGTGGGCCTGGGCCGCCCGGCCGGCACCGCGGCCGCCGAACCGGACGGCCTGGTGGAGGTCCGTGCGGTCGGCGGTCCCGGAGCGGGCGCCGTGCACCGGATCGACATGGGGGAGTACCGGATCGGCCTCGGCCACGACGGCTCCGCCCAGGTCCTGCGCGCCGTCCCCGACCTGCCGTCCGCCGTGCTCACGGTCGGCCCCGGCGGACGCTGCCGGATCGCGCCCGACGCGTCCGTGCCGGGCGACGGCTCGCTCCAGCTGGACCGCGAGAAGGTCACCGAGGCGGTGGCCTGGCCCGTCGGCGCGCAACTTCTCGTCGGCGGCGCCCTGTTGGAGCTCGCGCTCCCGCAGAAGCCGGACGCCGCCGTGCAAGCGTCCGAGGACGGCACCGGCTGGGACTACAACCGGCCGCCGCGGCTGCACCCCGCCGAGCGCGCCACCCGCTTCACCCTGCCGTCGCCGCCCGCCCCGCTCGCCGCCCGGCCGCTCCCGTGGATCACCGCCGCGGCCCCGATCGTGATGGCCGTCGTGGGCGCGCTGGTCCTCAACCGCACGTCGATGCTGCTGTTCGGGCTGCTGTCCCCGGTCGTGGTCGTCGGCAACTACGTGGTGAGCCGGCGCAGCGGCCGCCAGTCCCACTCCGACAGCGTCGCCGAGTTCGAGGAGAAGAAGGCGCGCATCGAGGGCGACGCGAACGAGGCCCTGACGGCCGAACGCACCGCCCGGCGCCGCGGCTTCCCCGACCCGGCCGAGGTCGTCCTCACCGCCGTGGGCCCCCGGCGCCGCCTCTGGGAGCGCCGCGCCACCGACGCCGACTTCCTCGAACTGCGCGTCGGCACCGCCGACATGGACTCCGACGTCGTGCTCCACGACCCGACGAAGGACGAGCACCGCCGCCAGGACCCGTGGACCGCCTACGACGTCCCCGTGACGGTGCCGCTGCGCGAGCACCACGTCCTCGGCATCGCGGGCCAGGGGCCCGGCGCGCGCTCCGTGGCCCGCTGGGCCATCGCCCAGGCCGCCGTCCTGCACAGCCCCCGCGACCTCCAGATCCACCTGCTGACCACCGGCGAACAGGGCCGCGACGGCTGGTCCTGGCTGCGCTGGCTGCCGCACGTCCGCAAGAAGTCGGGCGACACCCCGGCCTCCATCGGCTACGGCACCGAGAGCTGCGCCCTCCGCGTCGCCGAACTCACCGCGCTGATCGCCGAACGCGCCACGGCGACGGCGGCCGAACGGCGCGGCAAGCCCGCGGGACCCGACGTGCTCGTCGTCCTCGACGGCGCCCGCAGGCTGCGCTCGCTGCCCGGCGTGACGCAGATCCTGCGCGAGGGCCCGGCCGTCGGCGTCCGCGCGGTCTGCCTCGACGCCGAGGAGCGGCTGCTGCCCGAGGAGTGCCTCGCCGTCGTCGCGGAGGAGCCCGGCGGCACCATCCGGGTGGGCCGCTCCGGCCGTGGCACCGTCACCGGCGTCCGGCCCGACCTGGTCTCCGCCGACTACTGCCGTTCGCTGGCCCGGGCGATGGGCCCGCTGCGCGACCCGGGCGGCGGCGACGAGGAGGCCGCCGTGCTGCCCGCCTCCGCGCGGCTGCTCGACGTCCTCGCCCTCGACCCGCCGCAGGCCGCCGGCATCCGGGGGCGCTGGCTCGCCGGCGGCCGCTCGACCCGCGCGGCGGTCGGTGTCTCCCTCGACGGCCCGTTCCACCTGGACCTGAAGCGCGACGGGCCGCACGGCCTCGTCGCGGGCACCACGGGTTCCGGCAAGTCCGAACTCCTCCAGACCATCGTCGCGTCCCTCGCCGTGGCGAACCGCCCCGACGCGATGACCTTCGTACTGGTCGACTACAAGGGCGGCTCCGCGTTCAAGGACTGCGTGGACCTGCCGCACACCGTCGGCATGGTCACCGACCTCGACGCCCACCTCGTCGAGCGGGCCCTGGTGTCGCTGACGGCCGAACTCACCCGGCGCGAGCACATCCTCGCCGCGGCGGGGGCCAAGGACATCGAGGACTACATCGACCTCCTGGAGCGCGAACCGGGGTCGGGCCGCGACCCGATGCCCCGACTCCTCATCGTCATCGACGAGTTCGCCTCGATGGTCCGCGACCTGCCCGACTTCGTGAAGGGCCTGGTCAACATCGCCCAGCGGGGCCGTTCGCTGGGCATCCACCTGATCCTCGCGACCCAGCGCCCCAGCGGCGTCGTCTCCTCGGAGATCCGCGCCAACACCAACCTGCGCATCGCGCTCCGCGTCACCGACTCCGGCGAGAGCCAGGACGTCATCAACTCCGGTGAAGCGGCCGGGATTTCGCAGAGCAACCCGGGCCGCGCCTACGTCCGCCTCGGCCAGAACTCCCTCGTCCCGTTCCAGTCCGGACGCGTCGGAGGCCGTCGCCCCGGCGCCTCCACGATCTCCCTGCCCGCCCCCTGGGCAGTGGCGGTCGGCTGGGAACACCTCGGCGAGCCGCTCCCGGCGCGCCCCCGCGCCGCCGCCGCGCCCGCCGAGGTCGAGACCGACCTCACCGGGCTCGTCACGGCGATCCGCGCGGCCGACCGGGAGATGGGCATCCCCCGGCAGCACAGCCCCTGGCTCCCTCCGCTGCCCGAGGTCCTCGTCACCCGCGACCTCCCGGCCCCCGCCCCCTCGCACTACGACCTCCAGCCCGTCCCGTACGGCGTCGTGGACCTGCCCGCCCAGCAGGCCAGGCAGCCGCTGGTCATCGATCCGGCGACCCTCGGCCACCTGCACATCGTCGGCTCGCCCCGCCAGGGCAGGTCGCAGGCGCTGCGCACCATCGCCGGTGCCATGGCGCTCGCCCACTCCGCCGACAAGCTGCACATGTACGGCATCGACTGCGGCAACGGCGCGCTGCTGCCCATCGAGGGTCTGCCGCACTGCGGTGCCATCACCCAGCGCACCCAGCCCGACCGCGTCGCCCGGCTGCTGGTCCGCCTCACCAAGGAGCTGACCCGCCGCCAGGAAATGCTCGCCGCGCGCGGCAGCGCCGACCTGCCGGAGCTCCGCCGCGCGCTGCCGGAGGCCGAACGCCCGCCGCACATCGTGCTGTTCATCGACCGCTGGGAGGTCTTCGACAAGCAGCTCGGCGAGTACGACTCCGGGAACCTGCTGACCTCCGTCATGAACCTGCTCCGGGACGGCGCGAGCGTCGGCATCCACCTGCTGATGACCGGTGACCGTGCGCTGTTCTCCAGCCGGGTCAACGGCTCCACCGAGGACAAGCTCGTCCTCAAGCTGAACGAGAAGTCCGAGTACGGGCAGATCGGCATCACCCAGCGCAACGTGCCGGACGAGATCCCGCCGGGCCGCGCCTTCCGCGCCGCCGACAAGGCGGAGGTGCAGATCGCGCTCCTCACGGACAACCCGGAGGGCCAGGCGCAGGCGGGGGCGCTCCACCAGATCGCCGAACACTGCCGGACACAGTCCGCGGGGCTCCCTGCCGGGACACGTCCGTTCCGGGTCGACACCCTCCCGGACCGGCTCACCTGGGAGCAGGCGATCCAGTACGTTCCGCGCCCGCTGCCGTCGCCGCGGTGGGCGATGTCCGGTGTCGGCGGCGACGAACTCGCCGCGGTCGGCCCCGACTTCTCCGTGACGCCGACGTTCATGGTCTCCGGGCCCGCCCGCTCGGGACGCAGCACGGTCCTGTCGACGCTGGCGATGTCGCTGCTCTCGGTCGGCGCGCCCCTCGTCATCGGCGCGCCCTCCAGGTCACCGCTGCGCCGGCTCGCCGGGCGGCCCGGCGTCCTCGCGGTCTACGAGGAGTCCGACATCGACCCCATGGCGCTCGAGCAGGTGCTCGCGTCCGCGCCGAAGGGCGCCGTGGTGATCCTGGACGACGCCGACCTGCTGCTGAAGACGAAGGCCGAGCCCGTCCTCACCCAGATCGCCAAGTCCGGTGCGGAGAACGGCCGCGGTCTGGTGATCGCGGGCCAGACCGACCGCCTCTCCTCCGGCTTCTCCGGCTGGCACACGGAGGCCCGCCGCAACCGCTGCGGCCTCCTCCTGAAGCCGCAGAACATGAGCGACGGCGACCTGATCGGCGTCAAGATCCCCCGCAGCCGCCTGAACGCACCCACCGCCGGGCGAGCGATGCTGCATCTGGGGGACGGGGTGCTGCGGACGGTGCAGGTGCCGGAGACGGTGTTGCCGGCGGCCGAGGGCTGA